In the genome of Pempheris klunzingeri isolate RE-2024b chromosome 3, fPemKlu1.hap1, whole genome shotgun sequence, one region contains:
- the fbxo48 gene encoding F-box only protein 48, whose amino-acid sequence MQHDPVFFLCKRRSPLKPTGGGGGGAASRQNFAEALPTEMSVKIFGELDAESLCSASRACKLWHHIIEESEQLWRRQCLLVRAVCQREVDGDRRDGLSWKVTLVRNFTRSCVKRDWLGGRYSHVRSAEELSGRRMTPLDAETWGEILQAELDR is encoded by the exons ATGCAGCATGACCCCGTGTTCTTCCTCTGTAAAAGAAGATCCCCCCTGAAACCCaccggcggcggcggcggcggcgcaGCCTCCCGTCAGAACTTTGCTGAGGCGCTGCCCACAGAAATGAGCGTGAAGATCTTCGGCGAGCTGGACGCAGAGAGCCTGTGCAGCGCCTCGCGGGCCTGCAAGCTGTGGCACCACATCATCGAGGAGAGCGAgcagctgtggaggaggcagtGTCTGCTGGTCCGAGCCGTCTGTCAGAGGGAGGTGGACGGCGACAGGAGAGACGGCCTGTCCTGGAAG GTCACGCTGGTGAGGAACTTCACCCGCAGCTGTGTGAAGAGGGACTGGCTGGGAGGACGTTATAGCCACGTGAGATCCGCCGAGGAGCTGAGCGGCAGGAGGATGACGCCGCTGGACGCCGAGACCTGGGGGGAGATCCTGCAGGCGGAGCTGGACAGATGA
- the cnrip1a gene encoding CB1 cannabinoid receptor-interacting protein 1a, whose translation MDDVPPIINISISLRIQPNEGPVFFKVDGTRFGQSRTIKLLTGSKYKIEVVLKPGTVEATNMNIGGIVFPLEQQSRDEESVVYQAQYDTEGVPHTKSGDRQPVQVSMEFKKAGTFETVWQAKYYNYYKREHCQFGNKFSSIDYECKPNETRTLMWINKEAFN comes from the exons ATGGACGACGTCCCCCCGATCATCAACATCTCCATCTCGCTGCGGATCCAGCCCAACGAGGGCCCGGTCTTCTTCAAGGTGGACGGGACCCGCTTCGGCCAGAGCCGCACCATCAAGCTGCTCACGGGCTCCAAGTACAAGATCGAGGTGGTGCTGAAGCCTGGAACCGTCGAGGCCAC CAACATGAACATCGGCGGCATCGTCTTCCCCCTGGAGCAGCAGTCCAGGGACGAGGAGTCGGTGGTTTATCAGGCGCAGTACGACACAGAGGGCGTCCCGCACACCAAGAGCGGAGACCGGCAACCTGTCCAAGTCAGCATGGAG tttAAAAAGGCAGGGACGTTTGAGACGGTCTGGCAGGCGAAATACTACAATTACTACAAGAGGGAGCACTGCCAGTTCGGCAACAAATTCAGCAGCATCGACTACGAGTGCAAGCCCAACGAGACGCGGACCCTCATGTGGATCAACAAGGAGGCGTTCAACTGA
- the LOC139223704 gene encoding E3 ubiquitin-protein ligase TRIM39-like encodes MAAANYLRSEDQFLCSICLDVLTDPVSTSCGHNFCKTCITEHWNTNDRFLCPVCKKAFTTRPDLCVNTLLSEMVSQFRQSAQQDASSSSSEQQVSKPGEVPCDVCAGTKLKALKSCLVCLVSYCETHLEPHLTASGLKRHQLIDPVENLDSRMCTKHDKPLELFCKTDRTYICMLCSVLDHKTHEFVPLKEEYEGQKAELGKTEAEIQQMIQKRRLKIEEIKRSADLSQEDADRAIAEGVQVFTSLKERVERGQAELINTIKEKQERAEKQAQAFIRELEQEISELMKRRTEVEQLSRSEDHLHLLQSVQTLNTNQPPATRDWTEVSVPPPSYEGTVSRAVAQLEQDLSTEMIKAELRRVQKFAVDVTLDPDTAHPYLILSDDGKQVYDSDVRKKLPDNPERFSKCTCVLGEQSFSSGRFYFEVQVKGKTEWTLGVARESISRKETIRLSPEDGYWTVCLSNGNEYEACENSLVLLSLRSQPQKVGVFVDYEDGLVSFYDVDAAALIYSFTSCSFTEKLFPFFSPENNDGGKNSAPLIISPVN; translated from the coding sequence atggctgctgcaaaCTATCTGAGATCTGAAGATCAGTTTCTGTGCTCCATCTGTCTGGATGTGCTCACTGATCCCGTCAGCACATCATGTGGACACAACTTCTGCAAAACCTGCATCACTGAACACTGGAACACTAACGACCGGTTTCTGTGTCCAGTGTGTAAAAAGGCTTTTACCACAAGACCTGATTTGTGTGTCAACACTTTGCTCTCTGAGATGGTCTCTCAGTTCAGACAGTCAGCTCAACAGgacgccagcagcagcagctcagagcaacaAGTGTCCAAACCAGGAGAAGTTCCCTGTGACGTCTGTGCTGGAACCAAACTGAAGGCCCTGAAGTCCTGCCTGGTGTGTCTGGTCTCCTACTGTGAGACTCACCTGGAGcctcatctgacagcttcaggCCTGAAAAGACACCAGCTGATCGACCCTGTGGAGAACCTGGACAGCAGGATGTGTACGAAGCACGATAAACCTCTGGAGCTGTTCTGTAAGACCGACCGGACGTATATCTgcatgctctgctctgttttagacCACAAGACACATGAGTTTGTTCCTCTGAAAGAAGAATATGAAGGACAGAAGGCCGAGCTGGggaagacagaggctgaaatccagcagatgatccagaagagaCGACTGAAGATTGAGGAGATCAAACGGTCAgctgacctcagtcaggaagatgcagacagagcGATAGCAGAAGGTGTTCAGGTCTTCACTTCTCTGAAGGAGCGTGTTGAGAGAGGCCAGGCAGagctcatcaacaccatcaaagagaagcaggaaagagcagaaaaacaggcccaagctttcatcagagagctggaacaggaaatctctgagctgatgaagaggaggactgaggtggagcagctctCACGCTCTGAAgaccacctccatctcctccagagtGTCCAGACCCTCAACACCAACCAGCCTCCAGCCACCAGGGACTGGACAGAGGTCAGCGTCCCTCCACCGTCCTATGAGGGGACTGTGAgcagagctgtggctcagctggagCAGGATCTCAGTACAGAGATGATTAAagctgagctgaggagggtCCAGAAGTTTGCAGTGGATGTGACTCTTGATCCTGATACAGCACATCCTTATCTCATCCTGTCTGATGATGGGAAACAAGTGTATGATAGTGATGTGAGGAAGAAACTCCCAGACAATCCAGAGAGGTTTTCTAAGTGTACCTGTGTCTTAGGAGAGCAGAGTTTCTCTTCAGGCAGATTCTACTTTGAGGTTcaggttaaaggaaaaactgaatggACTTTAGGAGTGGCCAGAGAGTCGATCAGCAGGAAAGAGACCATCAGACTGAGCCCTGAGGATGGTTACTGGACTGTATGTTTGAGTAATGGGAATGAGTACGAAGCTTGTGAGAACTCTTtagtcctcctctctctgaggTCTCAGCCTCAGAaggtgggggtgtttgtggACTATGAGGACGGTCTGGTCTCCTTTTATGACGtagatgctgcagctctcatctactccttcaccagctgctccttcactgaGAAACTCTTCCCCTTCTTCAGTCCGGAAAATAAtgatggaggcaaaaactctGCCCCTCTGATCATCTCTCCTGTCAATTAG